One Alphaproteobacteria bacterium HT1-32 genomic region harbors:
- a CDS encoding DUF192 domain-containing protein, with the protein MNCYAERRFAGIAMSLAVILVLTLVQTAAAFETSSLSIRSGDKTHSFTVELARTAAERSRGLMFRESMAPDAGMLFDFGRVARQAMWMKNTYLPLDMLFIRNDGTIHHIQQRTQPQSENIIPSNGRVRAVLELNGGTVERLGIRVGDLVEHPMFTDK; encoded by the coding sequence ATGAACTGTTACGCTGAACGCCGGTTTGCCGGAATCGCGATGTCGCTTGCGGTCATACTGGTTCTGACCCTGGTGCAGACGGCCGCAGCCTTCGAGACATCATCACTCTCGATTCGCAGCGGTGACAAGACCCACAGTTTTACCGTGGAACTGGCCCGGACAGCGGCGGAACGCAGCCGGGGGCTGATGTTCCGCGAATCGATGGCTCCTGATGCCGGTATGCTGTTCGATTTCGGGCGGGTGGCCCGTCAGGCGATGTGGATGAAGAACACATATCTCCCGCTGGACATGCTGTTCATCCGCAATGACGGAACAATTCACCATATCCAGCAACGAACCCAGCCACAGTCAGAGAATATCATTCCCTCGAATGGCCGGGTCAGGGCTGTGCTGGAGCTGAATGGCGGAACTGTTGAGCGGCTGGGAATCAGGGTGGGTGATCTTGTTGAACATCCCATGTTTACCGACAAATGA
- a CDS encoding acetoin utilization protein AcuC, with protein sequence MLPQAAGADAAARPVLIASEIYRNSSYGSKHPLGIARVSAALDLCHAAGWIAPDQYVDSPRATPQQLARFHHPDYIAAVMRAEAEQSLPEELAERYHIGRFGNPIYPEVFRRPATSCGAGILAAQMLRRGGVVHSLAGGTHHGRPDRASGFCYFNDPVLAILQMLDDGLERIFYLDIDAHHGDGVQDAFADDDRVFTFSIHEANRWPRSGPVSDRAGGMARNAAVPAELNDTEFQTLIEGAVLPLCDDFSPEAIVLQCGVDGLADDPQSRMKLSNNAHWNVVSQMMGRAPRLLVLGGGGYNPWSVARAWAGVWATLNGHDIPDRLAEPAQAVLRSLTWQKLGLGDPPDHWLDRLRDADNHGPVRSEITEIINELLR encoded by the coding sequence ATGTTACCGCAAGCAGCGGGGGCTGATGCCGCAGCCCGTCCGGTACTGATCGCCAGCGAGATTTACCGAAACTCGTCCTATGGCAGCAAGCATCCGCTGGGTATTGCCCGGGTCTCGGCGGCGCTTGATCTGTGTCATGCCGCGGGTTGGATTGCGCCGGATCAGTACGTCGACAGCCCCCGGGCGACGCCGCAGCAACTGGCCCGGTTCCATCACCCCGATTATATCGCAGCGGTGATGCGGGCCGAAGCCGAACAGTCACTGCCGGAGGAACTGGCGGAGCGTTATCATATCGGTCGGTTCGGCAATCCGATCTATCCCGAGGTATTCCGGCGACCGGCGACATCCTGCGGTGCCGGTATTCTGGCGGCACAAATGCTGCGCCGGGGCGGGGTGGTGCATAGTCTGGCCGGTGGCACGCATCACGGCCGACCGGACCGGGCGAGCGGGTTCTGCTATTTCAATGACCCGGTGCTGGCGATCCTGCAAATGCTGGATGACGGGCTGGAACGGATTTTTTATCTGGATATTGATGCCCATCACGGTGACGGGGTACAGGATGCCTTTGCCGATGATGACCGGGTATTCACCTTCTCGATTCATGAAGCGAATCGCTGGCCGCGTAGCGGTCCGGTATCAGACCGGGCAGGGGGAATGGCCCGCAATGCAGCTGTGCCGGCAGAACTGAATGACACTGAATTCCAGACCCTGATCGAAGGCGCTGTTCTGCCGCTCTGTGATGACTTCTCACCGGAAGCGATCGTTTTGCAATGTGGCGTCGATGGTCTGGCAGACGATCCGCAGTCGCGTATGAAACTGTCAAATAACGCACACTGGAATGTCGTGTCTCAGATGATGGGGCGGGCACCGCGTCTGCTGGTTCTGGGTGGCGGCGGCTATAACCCATGGTCGGTCGCCCGGGCCTGGGCGGGCGTCTGGGCAACTCTGAACGGCCACGATATTCCGGATCGGCTGGCAGAGCCGGCGCAGGCCGTGCTTCGTTCACTGACCTGGCAAAAGCTGGGGCTCGGCGATCCGCCAGATCATTGGCTGGACAGGTTACGGGATGCGGATAACCATGGTCCGGTCCGGTCTGAAATCACGGAGATTATCAATGAACTGTTACGCTGA
- the prpB gene encoding methylisocitrate lyase: MNTWLDRPASTKRPGDQLAELLQKPGILRAPGAHNAMAGLLAQEAGFDCLYLSGAAVTASMGLPDLGILTMEELCAATRQIHRATDLPIIVDGDTGYGEALNAMRLVRELESAGAAAVQIEDQILPKKCGHLNDKRLASAEEMAAKVSAAVRARTDLRIIARTDAAAESFDEAVRRARLYVEAGADIIFPEALGTREAFRAFADAMPGTPLLANMTEFGRTPYMTGAEFEAMGYQIVIWPVSSLRVAAKAMQQLYGGLKQADGTEPALDRMQSRAELYETIGLNDYEALDASIARSIAPDTPAT, encoded by the coding sequence ATGAACACCTGGCTTGACCGACCAGCATCAACCAAGCGTCCCGGTGACCAACTGGCCGAGTTATTACAAAAGCCGGGTATTCTGCGCGCTCCGGGCGCCCATAACGCTATGGCCGGCCTGCTGGCACAGGAAGCCGGGTTTGACTGCCTTTACCTCTCTGGTGCGGCTGTAACGGCCAGCATGGGCCTGCCTGACCTCGGTATCCTGACCATGGAAGAGCTTTGTGCGGCGACCCGGCAGATTCACAGGGCAACCGACCTGCCGATCATTGTCGATGGTGATACCGGATATGGCGAGGCCCTGAACGCCATGCGGCTGGTGCGCGAGCTGGAGTCTGCGGGGGCGGCGGCGGTTCAGATTGAAGACCAGATCCTGCCAAAGAAATGCGGTCATCTGAATGACAAACGACTCGCCAGTGCCGAGGAAATGGCAGCGAAGGTTTCTGCCGCCGTTCGTGCCCGGACCGATTTGCGGATTATCGCCCGCACGGATGCTGCGGCTGAAAGTTTTGATGAGGCCGTTCGCCGTGCCCGGCTTTATGTCGAAGCGGGCGCTGACATCATCTTTCCGGAAGCTCTGGGAACACGCGAGGCTTTCAGGGCATTTGCCGATGCCATGCCGGGAACACCGTTGCTGGCCAACATGACAGAATTCGGGCGTACCCCTTATATGACCGGGGCAGAATTTGAAGCCATGGGTTATCAGATTGTCATCTGGCCGGTTTCCTCGCTGCGCGTTGCCGCCAAGGCGATGCAGCAGCTTTACGGTGGGCTGAAACAGGCCGACGGAACTGAACCTGCACTGGACCGGATGCAAAGCCGGGCAGAGCTTTATGAAACTATCGGCCTGAATGACTATGAGGCACTGGATGCCAGTATTGCCCGGTCAATTGCACCGGATACACCGGCAACCTGA
- a CDS encoding sodium:proton antiporter, whose product MPAGFAIREKSLGDVLIRLLALVATILLTTTSASFAAGEGAPVLDGADLAVWWVAPFVAMLLSIAVFPLAAPHFWHDNFGKISGFWALAFLGPFALVYGFDIALFEIIHTLFLEYIPFIILLLSLFTVAGGVRLKGSLVGSPVVNTGILAFGTLIASWMGTTGAAMLLIRPLLRANENREHNVHVVVFFIFLVANIGGSLTPLGDPPLFLGFLKGVSFFWPTTHMFLPMLFVSAILLVVFFLLDSYLYRKESTPPADASAPGEGEKFGIEGGFNILLLGGIVAAVLMSGSWKPGISISIYHTPVELQNILRDLLLLAIAVASWVITSRESREANGFSWFPIVEVGKLFIGIFLTMIPAIAILKAGRDGALSDVISLVTNDAGEPVNVAYFWLTGVLSSFLDNAPTYVVFFNTAGGDAQQLMGPMSQTLLAISAGAVFMGANTYIGNAPNFMVRSIAEDRGIKMPSFFGYMGWSLIFLVPVFGLVTLVFF is encoded by the coding sequence ATGCCTGCCGGTTTTGCGATCAGAGAGAAATCATTGGGGGATGTCTTGATCCGTTTGCTTGCGCTTGTCGCCACGATTTTGCTGACCACTACGTCAGCTTCATTTGCCGCCGGCGAGGGCGCGCCGGTTCTTGATGGTGCAGACCTTGCGGTATGGTGGGTGGCACCGTTTGTGGCGATGCTGTTGTCCATTGCCGTCTTCCCGCTGGCAGCACCACATTTCTGGCATGATAATTTCGGCAAGATTTCCGGATTCTGGGCGCTGGCTTTCCTCGGACCCTTTGCGCTGGTGTACGGATTTGATATCGCCCTGTTCGAGATCATTCATACCCTGTTCCTTGAATATATCCCGTTCATCATTCTGTTGCTGTCGCTGTTCACGGTGGCAGGGGGCGTACGCCTGAAAGGCTCACTGGTCGGCTCTCCGGTAGTGAACACCGGGATTCTGGCGTTCGGTACGCTGATCGCGAGCTGGATGGGAACGACCGGGGCTGCAATGTTGCTGATTCGCCCTTTGCTGCGGGCGAATGAAAATCGCGAACATAATGTGCATGTGGTTGTCTTCTTTATCTTTCTGGTCGCGAATATCGGCGGCTCCCTGACCCCGCTTGGTGATCCGCCGCTGTTTCTGGGCTTCCTGAAGGGGGTCTCATTCTTCTGGCCGACCACGCATATGTTCCTGCCGATGCTGTTCGTCAGCGCGATTCTGCTGGTCGTCTTCTTCCTTCTGGACAGCTATCTTTATCGCAAGGAAAGCACACCGCCGGCAGATGCGTCTGCACCGGGTGAGGGAGAGAAATTCGGTATCGAGGGTGGCTTCAATATCCTGCTGCTGGGCGGCATTGTCGCTGCGGTGCTGATGAGTGGTTCCTGGAAGCCTGGCATTTCGATTTCCATCTACCACACCCCGGTTGAGCTTCAGAATATCCTGCGGGACCTGCTGCTGCTTGCTATTGCGGTTGCCTCCTGGGTGATTACCAGCCGGGAAAGCCGGGAAGCCAATGGCTTCAGCTGGTTCCCGATCGTGGAGGTCGGTAAGCTGTTCATCGGTATTTTCCTGACCATGATACCGGCGATTGCCATTCTGAAAGCAGGCCGGGACGGCGCCTTGTCCGATGTGATTTCGCTGGTCACCAATGATGCCGGGGAACCGGTGAATGTTGCCTATTTCTGGCTGACGGGTGTGCTCTCCAGCTTCCTTGATAATGCGCCGACCTATGTCGTCTTCTTCAATACGGCAGGCGGTGATGCACAGCAGCTGATGGGGCCGATGAGCCAGACCCTGCTGGCGATATCTGCGGGTGCCGTTTTCATGGGGGCGAACACCTATATCGGCAACGCACCGAACTTCATGGTGCGGTCCATTGCTGAAGACAGGGGTATCAAGATGCCAAGCTTCTTCGGCTATATGGGCTGGTCGCTGATCTTCCTGGTGCCGGTCTTCGGACTGGTAACGCTGGTCTTCTTCTAA